From the genome of Bactrocera oleae isolate idBacOlea1 chromosome 2, idBacOlea1, whole genome shotgun sequence, one region includes:
- the Trax gene encoding translin-associated protein X: MSQNSRSRHNNRRNQQKHKSDRDTNYGEELNPVVKVFQEYALELDDKHDRYERIVKLSRDITIEAKRIIFLLHTIDGRKNNRSKVLEEAEQRLTKVIEVNFKSIALELTGQDPYQYRCSYSPGLQEFIEAYSFMEYYKNGADEMSGTMSDWMVLQQKMQYERDYKLNTIKDDSQKSIDSPNEVDIENDIKSVPQKFEFIVDPTEYILGIADLTGELMRRCINSLGSGETDVCLETCKVLQQLYSGYISLNVQRSRELSRKIYTMRQSVLKAENVCYNVKVRGGEAAKWGAVFENKMNDDLDEGFY, encoded by the exons atgtcACAAAATTCACGTTCTCGGCATAATAACCGCCGGaatcaacaaaaacataaaagtgATCGTGATACTAATTATGGTGAGGAATTGAATCCCGTTGTAAAAGTATTCCAGGAATATGCACTTGAGCTGGACGACAAACATGATCGATATGAACGGATTGTGAAACTTAGCCGCGATATCACCATTGAAGCAAAacgtataatttttcttttacataCCATAGATGGTAGAAAAAACAATCGTTCTAAAGTACTAGAAGAAGCCGAACAACGATTGACAAAAGTGATTGAGGTAAATTTCAAGTCTATAGCTTTGGAGCTAACTGGACAGGATCCCTATCAATACAGGTGCTCATACTCACCGGGATTACAGGAATTCATCGAAGCCTATAGTTTTATGGAGTATTATAAAAATGGTGCGGACGAAATGTCAGGCACAATGTCGGATTGGATggttttgcaacaaaaaatgcaatatGAACGAGATTATAAACTTAATACAATCAAAGACGATTCTCAGAAATCAATAGATAGCCCAAATGAAGTGGATATAGAAAATGATATTAAATCCG TACCCCAAAAGTTTGAATTTATTGTTGACCCTACAGAATACATTTTGGGAATAGCAGATCTAACTGGTGAATTAATGAGACGATGCATTAATTCCTTGGGCAGTGGGGAAACGGATGTGTGCTTGGAAACGTGCAAGGTTCTACAACAGCTTTACTCAGG GTATATAAGCCTTAATGTACAACGTTCTCGAGAATTATCTCGTAAAATTTATACAATGCGTCAAAGTGTTTTAAAAGCTGAAAATGTTTGCTATAACGTGAAAGTGCGTGGTGGAGAAGCAGCGAAGTGGGGTGCtgtgtttgaaaataaaatgaatgatgATTTGGATGAAggattttattaa